The window CTTTACACAGTCAGCGCGTACAATATAAAACCAATCGTGTTATGTATTTCCTAGTTCAAATTACAAGAGGCCTTATCCAAATAAAATCCAAGTTGATAACATATATCTTAATTAGGCATGTGAAAACACTAAATAACCACTAGAAAATGTTTCCTAAGTTTGGATAATACCAGCCGAAGTAGAAGAATTTTGTTCAAAGAGTAGTGCTATGGGACCCATTTGTCCATAcaatttttttttcgattttttttttaaaatgtttgtatgtgaaattttataagttttttaaaaaaaaatcgaacataaaattttcaaaaaccaaaaaatggTTTTGACCactttttcaaaaaaactttTTTCCCCACTCACAAAACTATAAAATTACAcaatttcatattccaataccatttttcaacttaaatcaaaatactttttttgaaaaaaaagaagttacgatttttatgtccaaatgccTACTAAAATTGCCAATCTTATGCCCATCACCCCTATTATAAATATTCAAGCTCTAAACTTTCATTTCTCAAACCAATTTAAGTTGCAAATATTATTTTAAGCTAAAAtgtctttccaaaatcttctttacttcttgtttccctttgtttttcttcaacattttgcttTATGTCAAGAACAAGTAGTTAGATCAGCCTATTGGCTTTCTAGCTTCAATTTCTCAGCTTCTGAAATTGAATCCAAATATTTCACTCATATTTTTTGTGCATTTGCTGATATTAATCCCAAAGATTTTCAAGTCTCCATTTCCTCATCAAATATATCACCATTTCCCACCTTCACAAAAAATGTTCAACAAAAAAACCCTTCAATTAAAACCCTATTGTCAATTAAGGATTCTAATTTTGTCACTTTTTCTACCATGGCTAGTAATCCAACTTCTCGGAAAAAATTCATCGATTCATCGATAATTTTAGCTAGATCTTTTAATTTCCATGGTTTAGATCTTTATTGGACTTACCCTAAATCAAATTCAGACATGATCAACTTagaaattcttataaaagaatgGCGATCCGCGATAATCTTGGAAGCTAAATCATCAAGTAAACAAGCATTGTTACTAAGTTTAGCAGTTTATTACAAACCAAAAATTAATGGTACTTTGAATTACCCTTCAAAGTCATTAGCAAAAAGTCTAGATTGGATTAATCTAATGGCTTATAATTTCACTTCTCCTAATCTTTCGCGTGTAACGCGACCTCATGCAGCATTATTAGATCAAGATTCTGGAAAAAATATTAGTGGAAGTGCTGGAATTGAAGATTGGATTAAATCTGGAATTCCCTCTAAGAGAATAGTATTAGGTTTACCATTTTTCGGTTACGCATGGAGATTATTGAATAGaaaaaatcatgatttaaatgcACCGGCCAGAGGACCTATTGGTGGTGGAGATGGATCAAAGGGGTATAAAGAAATAAGTGAATTTTGTGTCAGGGCAACAATAACATTTGATGCTGATATTGTTGGGAATTATTGCTATTTGGGAACAACATGGAttaattttgatgaatttaataCCATTTTTACTAAAGTTGCTTTTGCTAAGAAGAAGGGATTGCTCGGTTATTTTGCATGGCATGTTGGGGTGGATAATAAGTGGACTCTTTCTCAAGAAGGTTAGTAAATTAATCTGTTTTTACGTTATCAGTGCAATTTAACTTGTTATAATAAGTTAATTTTCTATAaaagttatttatttaattaattttaattatctTATATTTTAATGTAAAAACACTTCGCACAGTCAGCATAAAAGAAATTACATTCAATTACTATAGATTTTggttaattaaattaattttcttctaATTTTTATCCTTGTTATTTTGGCAGCATCACAAGCTTGGGAAGCATAGGTTGGATTTCTCTTTTTGGTTATAATTGGATTATTTGGCCTTGGGACATCTTTATTGCGGTCTACTTTGACTGGGAGATttgttaataaataaataaataaataataaataaaaacattGAATAGGAGAGATGATATTCAAAGTAGCTTGAACTCTTTTGTCTTTTTTATTTGATCCATAAATTTCCACATATACTACAATAAAAGCTGTGTGATGTACTGCACGTTTAGATTAAGCTGGTTATGTTTTTGCTTCCAGattcagaaaataaaataaaatagtttcaAAGTAATCATCTCATattcttctttatttattattatttccttttttgggagtatctcccccccccccccccgggaaAATTTGGGGGCTGTATAGATGATCAATGGTGAACTGACGAGACTCGATCTTATTCACAAAGTAACAGGGTGCCATAATTACCTCTAATGTATACTTTATCATAATTAATACGGAATTTATTAGGAATGTTTATTcgttatttttttttagtttattcgGCTCAACCTAATAGGTATTTTTTatttgtaaatataaaaattacatcTCGGATATGAAAATAGATATAATTAGCATTTTAAATAAAGAATTACACCTTTATTATAACAACACAATTAAAACTAATATTTTTACTAGAAAATTACATTTTTTTtctgtatattaaaaataaatttacacAGGTAAGATAACATCTTCAATAAGGGAATTACATCAATCAGaataagaaaattttaaaaacaaatttcaaTAGATAAATTATACCTATAAGTATAAAATTGAATTAACGACAAGTTTCCAAAAATCAATATCATAAATCTCATATTTTTAAAGCTATACTTACGAAATTTTCATCATAATTTAATAATAAAgagatttaaattatatttaataccGTAGAATAACACAAAGATTTATGATACAATAAAAAAGATCAACTGTGTTTTATCTCAATCCAAAATTTCCATTAAGACCTACATTTTTCGGATTTGAAAGAAGAAAGCTCATAAATTTAAGATTAAGAGGAAtacttattttatataattttaaatttttggagTATCTTTTTTTGAATGTTCTTGCTAGAGATAATAGAAtagagaaaaaaatacaaaaaataataaaatgacaaatagaaaattgggggggggggggagcggGCGGGGGAACCGAACCGGAAAATTACTGggacaaaaggaaataaaagcacaaagaaaaggaaaagtcggGCAAGGTTCAAGATAAATTCTAACTTGAATTTACACACAAGAGAAGCTTTCAAAAAGATCTACCAGCCATGACATCTTTGTCTAGTTTACGACGGCAGGTGGCAAGATCAGATATTTAACCCAGCTTAAGAAAATTTAAACATAGGTATATAAAAAATTTATCATCTTAGCGGGTGCCATGCCACCCCTTCCTAAAGGGGTGGATCCGCCACTGCCCACAAACAATACATGAGGTGTAAACCGCACTAGGCAAGCACGGTACGATGAGCTCTGACTGAGGAGGCAACTGGTGAGGGGTATCGCGGTAATGATTGGTGAACgaattgaaattttataattaacggcttaatgatttgggggcggattactcaatttCTTTATCGGATAAACTGTTAACCCGTTAAACTTTTATATCTATGTCAATTTCCATCCATTTCTTCTGTATTACATGGTTCATTGGCCTTCATATGATGGAAACTTAAAAAGGAAAAGGTACAACTTTTATTCTGAAAAGCTAGAGAACTCATTTTTTAAAGAATCCCCTTGGATAGGTGATAAATTAGAGTGCATATGCTTTAAGTCACAATCTTGAACTATATGATCAACAAAAGATATTAATCATCATTGTCTACTGAGATTGAGAAGCCTATATCTCTGTCTGTACATCAACTTGTTTTTAACAGCATTGCTAAAACCAACTGGATTATATAAATGCTCGACTAGAGACAGGCGAGCACCGAGCAAATGTAATGCTTCACTCCAAATTTTCATTTATCTCTAattctcaattttttttattgtctATTTGATTTAGTCaataaaccgcccgataacaaCCCGATAATTGCTAATTCGATACTAATTCGCCCGatgtcttattggatggctagcagattaaaatatttataacgtAAATATTCGTCTGATTCGCTCGATAAGCCCCCCTAACTCCGGTAGTGTGATTTTTGCCATCACCACTCACCAATAACTAAACAAGCCAGTAAAGTTTAAAGTACATTATTAAGGATCATGCACATAATTACCTACACGcacatatatatatccaaaaattTTTTGGCAGCATCACAAGCTTGGGAAGCATAGGAGCATATTTTACTTGCCATTTTCTATCTTGCTAAAATTGGATTTTCTGGCATTATTATTGCAGTAAAGTTTGACTTATAGAAGAGAAGACATTATTATTACGTAGCTTGCacttttttctccttttatgTGATCCATACATTTCCACATGGGCTACAGTAAAAGCCGTTTTTGATTAAGCTTGATATATATATTGCTTCCAGAttcagaaaataaaagaaaataggttTCAAGGTCAGGTATATATACGAATTAATTCCTTTTCCACGATACACATTTTTTTGTGAATGATTTTCCTTCTTTGTCGCTCTATTTTTTAAGTTGTCTTTTctctattttctgatttttcccTTCTTACTAAGTTCATACTATACACCCTTACAATTGACTAATATCGCTAATTAGATGGAAGGAAAAATATTCCCGACAGCTATACATGTTCATGTAATCAGGGCGTACGCATAATTTTTTGTAAGCGGTGTCgcattaaaaaaataaacaaataaacaaattacTATAATGCTACacattaaaataatacaaattcgAATCTGATTAAAAAATGAATTCAAGTATATTGGAGTACTACAACCCCACTCGACaagttttcattttttgaaatgtATTTAGAATATCCTTATTAAGAAATAATACTAAAAACTACTTTTTCTatatataacactaaacaatcaCTTAAAAACTTTCATTATTTAACTTTGCAAATTGATTTGGACCAACTTCATCGTCCCCTAAGAAAATGATAGAAAGAAAATGTACCATGGAACATACTTAGAGGAAAAATATTGTTAATGGAACACAAATTTTTAAgcaaaaaatgcataaaaaagtTTACTCGATTTAAAATAGAGGCTGCTGAAGTTCGAACCCATGATCTCTCCTATAAAAGAGGAACACATGACCAAGAGAGCTAGCAAGATATATCTGCCAATCAGCGTCATTTCAACTTATTTAACAGGATATTgataatttacatatttttagtGAATTTTTCCGGCGAAGTGGTGTCGGATGACACCTTTTACACCAAGGTGCATCCGCCCCTGCATGTAACACTGTAACAAGTTGGCTAATTAAAAGTCAAGACTAGCAGTTTAGTTGTCACTGCTATAATAATTGAAGGAGTTTAATTAGTTCTATGCGAAAGGAAAAATAAGCGAGCCCTTAACCCCGTTTGACTGTAAAAATGGCTCTGAACGCGCACGTTAAGCAGGGTTAGCTAACGTACGCACACAACCATGGCTTGACGGAAATCTCAAGGCACTGCACCGCCTACAGTACCAGAGACGGAAGGAGGAAGTAGACTGGTAACACCGGAATCTGGAGTATCCCAAGAATTAGGGCAAATTCAATTGGTCCAACGGACGACAGGAATGGGGAGTGCCCCTCCGGTGATGCAAGCTTCAAAATGTAATGAAATGGAAGTTCCCAAAAAAGCAGAAGTAGATGCAAACACAGCGGCAAGCAAATTGACTTTCTCGACGCAGAAAGTAAACCCTAGCCAGTCAGTGCCAACGATGGCTGATGTAGTGCAGGGGAATCAATCTCAACAACAAAGGCTTAAATTGGAGTACTAACCGCCGATAATAAAGGAAAGGATGAAGGTTGTTAGATTGAATCAAATTGAAGTGGATGAACAAACTCAGAAATGAAAGGCATCTCTAATTGGGTATGTTCTAGGTGGTTCACCCTCATTCAAAGAAATGCTTAAGTTCGTGTATGGTGTGTGGAATTCAATCATTACTCCGTAGGTATATCTACACAATGAGGGCTATTTCATTTTTCGATTCAATTGGGAGGAGGATAGGAACAGAATTATCCAACAAGGGCCCTACATGTTTCAAAATTGACATGATCTTAAAAAGTGGGAGCCTGACTTTCAGTCGAGCAAGGAAATGACTAGAACTGTTCATATTTGGGTAATATTCCCATGTTTACCAATTCAGTACTGGACAAAGGAGAATTTGGGTCGAATTGCAAGTTACCTAGGGAAACCTATATGTTCAGATAAGCTAACAGCCCAGTGTGATAGAATTTCCTATGCACGGATGCTTGTAGAAATGGATATCTCACAGGAGCTGCCTGATAAGATGCTGATTGAAGTGGAAGGTGGAAAATGCAGAGAACAAAAGCTGGAATATGAATGAAAACCAACATATTTTTAGGAGTGCCTTCAGATAGGGCAACATACAGAGGAATGCACAAAGATACAAGTAGCTCAGAGGTAGGCTGACACTCAAGAAAATCAGATGCCACCCAAACAACAGCAAGTGAAAGCAAAGAGACACCAGAAAAAGAAACAACCAACAACCCAGTGGAGAGTGAAGGTTGTGACTGAGCAATCCCGTATACAACAGAAGGCTATACCTGAACAATCCTCTAATCAGGAGGAAACCATAGTAGCAGAACTTCCACAACAAAAGGATAGAGGAAAGCAGATGATGAAGACTCAAGAATATGTACAATAGAAGGGGGCCTTATTAGATGCAAACTTAGAAAATCTGTTGAGAAGAAATAAATACAGTCCTTTGAGAATTAAAGATGATAGCAACACTGACAAGGTGACTGAAGGGGTTGACCTCAATGAGGAAAATCCCCCATGATAATAAGCTCGTGGAATATAAGAGGGCTGAACAA is drawn from Nicotiana tabacum cultivar K326 chromosome 9, ASM71507v2, whole genome shotgun sequence and contains these coding sequences:
- the LOC107786713 gene encoding class V chitinase-like; this translates as MASNPTSRKKFIDSSIILARSFNFHGLDLYWTYPKSNSDMINLEILIKEWRSAIILEAKSSSKQALLLSLAVYYKPKINGTLNYPSKSLAKSLDWINLMAYNFTSPNLSRVTRPHAALLDQDSGKNISGSAGIEDWIKSGIPSKRIVLGLPFFGYAWRLLNRKNHDLNAPARGPIGGGDGSKGYKEISEFCVRATITFDADIVGNYCYLGTTWINFDEFNTIFTKVAFAKKKGLLGYFAWHVGVDNKWTLSQEG